Proteins encoded within one genomic window of Brenneria nigrifluens DSM 30175 = ATCC 13028:
- the queG gene encoding tRNA epoxyqueuosine(34) reductase QueG: protein MAYPYDLGELAQLIKQWGLSLGFQQVGICDTDLSAEEPRLQAWLDKQYHGEMAWMARHGMLRARPHELLPGTLRVISVRMNYLPAKAAFASTLKNPQLGYVSRYALGRDYHKLLRQRLKKLGERIQDYCGELNFRPFVDSAPIMERPLAAKAGLGWVGKHSLLLNRESGSWFFLGELLIDLPLPVDQPQQEQCGRCVACITTCPTGAIVEPYTVDARRCISYLTIELEGAIPEAFRPLIGNRIYGCDDCQLICPWNRFSQLTDETDFSPRAALHAPELLELFQWSEEKFLRITEGSAIRRIGHLRWLRNIAVALGNAPYQDRIVLTLQTRLGENDLLDEHIHWAIKQQRTRRAAQGIEVQSARKKRLIRAVEKGLPRDA, encoded by the coding sequence ATGGCATACCCCTACGATCTCGGTGAATTGGCGCAACTTATCAAGCAATGGGGGCTATCGCTGGGCTTCCAGCAGGTCGGTATCTGCGACACGGATTTATCCGCCGAGGAACCCAGGCTACAGGCCTGGCTGGACAAGCAGTATCACGGTGAAATGGCCTGGATGGCGCGTCACGGCATGTTGCGGGCGCGCCCGCATGAACTGCTGCCCGGCACGCTGCGGGTCATCAGCGTGCGCATGAATTATCTGCCCGCCAAAGCGGCATTCGCCAGCACGTTGAAGAACCCGCAGTTGGGGTACGTCAGCCGCTATGCCCTGGGACGCGATTATCACAAGCTGCTGCGCCAGCGCCTGAAAAAACTCGGCGAGCGGATTCAGGACTACTGTGGCGAACTCAATTTTCGTCCTTTCGTTGACTCAGCGCCGATAATGGAACGCCCGCTGGCGGCCAAAGCCGGTCTCGGCTGGGTTGGTAAACACTCGCTTCTATTAAACCGGGAGTCAGGCTCCTGGTTCTTTCTCGGCGAGCTGCTGATCGATTTGCCGCTGCCCGTCGACCAGCCGCAGCAAGAGCAATGCGGCCGCTGCGTCGCCTGTATCACCACCTGCCCTACCGGCGCGATTGTTGAACCTTATACGGTCGACGCCCGGCGCTGTATTTCCTATCTGACGATAGAGCTTGAAGGCGCGATCCCTGAAGCGTTCCGTCCGTTAATAGGGAACCGCATCTACGGCTGTGATGACTGCCAGTTGATTTGCCCGTGGAACCGTTTCTCACAGTTGACCGACGAAACGGATTTCAGCCCGCGGGCGGCGCTGCATGCCCCGGAACTGCTGGAGCTGTTCCAGTGGAGCGAAGAAAAATTTCTGCGAATTACCGAAGGTTCCGCCATTCGCCGCATCGGCCATCTGCGCTGGCTGCGCAATATCGCGGTGGCGCTGGGAAACGCTCCTTATCAGGACCGCATTGTGCTGACGCTGCAAACCCGGCTGGGGGAAAACGATCTGCTCGACGAACATATCCACTGGGCCATTAAACAACAAAGGACACGCCGCGCAGCACAGGGGATCGAGGTGCAATCCGCGCGTAAAAAAAGGCTGATTCGCGCGGTGGAGAAAGGCTTGCCGCGTGACGCCTGA
- the ahpF gene encoding alkyl hydroperoxide reductase subunit F — MLDNTMKVQLKAYLEKLTKPVELIATLDDSAKSLEVRELLTEIAGLSEQVSFSEQNDLAVRKPSFLITNPGSQSGPRFAGAPMGHEFTSLILALLQVGGHPSKEAQELLDQIRNLDGSFHFETYYSLSCHNCPDVVQALNLMAVLNPNITHTAIDGGVFQDEIQSRNVMGVPTVFLNGEHFSQGRMSLGEIVTKIDTGASEKQVEKLNQRPVYDVLIVGSGPAGAAAAVYAARKGIRTGLIGERFGGQILDTVDIENYISVPKTEGAKLATALKSHVDDYDVDVIDAQSVEALIPGGQAGAAHQVVTVSGAVLKSRSVIIATGARWRNMNVPGEDQYRTRGVTYCPHCDGPLFKGKHVAVIGGGNSGVEAAIDLAGVVKHVTLLEFAPELKADSVLQDKLRSLPNVDIIVNAQTTEVQGDGQKVTGLAYKDRVSDTQHQLPLEGIFVQIGLLPNTNWLEGTVARNRIGEIEIDAKCETSVKGVFAAGDCTTVPYKQIIIATGEGAKASLSAFDYLIRTQPAE; from the coding sequence ATGCTCGACAATACAATGAAAGTCCAGTTAAAAGCTTACCTGGAAAAATTAACCAAACCTGTTGAGTTAATTGCGACTCTGGATGACTCGGCCAAATCCCTGGAAGTCAGGGAATTACTGACGGAGATCGCAGGATTATCTGAGCAGGTTAGTTTCTCTGAACAGAATGACCTGGCAGTGCGTAAACCCTCCTTTTTGATTACCAACCCAGGTTCACAGAGCGGCCCGCGTTTTGCCGGCGCCCCGATGGGACATGAGTTCACCTCGCTGATTCTGGCGCTGTTGCAGGTGGGCGGTCATCCGTCGAAAGAAGCGCAGGAGTTGCTCGACCAGATCCGCAATCTTGACGGATCGTTCCATTTCGAAACCTATTATTCGCTCTCCTGTCACAACTGTCCGGACGTGGTGCAGGCGCTGAATTTGATGGCGGTGCTGAATCCCAACATTACCCATACCGCCATTGACGGCGGCGTGTTTCAAGATGAGATCCAGAGCCGCAACGTGATGGGCGTGCCGACCGTGTTCCTCAACGGCGAGCACTTCAGCCAGGGGCGCATGAGCCTCGGCGAAATCGTGACCAAAATCGATACCGGCGCGAGCGAAAAGCAGGTTGAAAAGCTGAATCAGCGCCCGGTGTACGATGTGCTGATTGTCGGCAGCGGCCCGGCAGGCGCGGCGGCGGCGGTCTATGCGGCCCGGAAAGGCATCCGTACCGGTCTGATCGGCGAACGTTTCGGCGGTCAGATATTGGATACCGTGGACATTGAAAACTACATTTCCGTACCGAAAACGGAAGGGGCCAAGCTGGCGACCGCGCTGAAAAGCCACGTTGATGATTACGATGTGGATGTGATTGACGCGCAGAGCGTTGAAGCCTTGATCCCCGGCGGCCAAGCGGGGGCGGCGCATCAGGTGGTGACCGTGTCCGGCGCGGTACTGAAGTCCCGCAGCGTCATCATCGCCACCGGCGCCCGGTGGAGAAACATGAACGTGCCTGGCGAAGATCAGTACCGCACCCGCGGGGTGACCTACTGTCCGCACTGCGACGGCCCGCTGTTTAAAGGCAAGCATGTGGCGGTGATCGGCGGCGGTAACTCCGGCGTGGAAGCGGCGATCGATCTGGCCGGGGTGGTGAAGCACGTTACCCTGCTGGAGTTCGCGCCGGAGCTGAAGGCGGACTCCGTATTGCAGGACAAATTGCGCAGCCTGCCGAATGTCGACATCATCGTTAACGCGCAGACCACGGAAGTGCAAGGCGACGGACAGAAAGTCACCGGTCTGGCCTATAAGGATCGCGTCAGCGATACGCAGCACCAACTGCCGCTGGAAGGGATCTTCGTGCAGATCGGCCTGCTGCCCAACACCAACTGGCTGGAAGGTACGGTCGCCCGCAACAGGATCGGCGAAATTGAAATTGACGCCAAGTGCGAAACCAGCGTCAAAGGGGTATTTGCCGCCGGCGACTGCACCACCGTGCCGTACAAACAGATCATCATCGCCACCGGCGAAGGGGCGAAAGCCTCGCTAAGCGCGTTTGATTATCTGATCAGAACGCAACCCGCCGAGTGA